The following proteins come from a genomic window of Stigmatopora nigra isolate UIUO_SnigA chromosome 9, RoL_Snig_1.1, whole genome shotgun sequence:
- the LOC144201842 gene encoding uncharacterized protein LOC144201842: MGRLSSAGDFPRHLAKTMDDRIDHSSADYRQPSSQNKLYERNIGPDSFGTTIEKLAEDLGGVPEGLGGGLLVSARTSAFADCAEARPPRRRNIIMVQYISTS, translated from the exons ATGGGTCGCCTATCTTCCGCCGGCGACTTTCCGCGGCACCTGGCAAAGACAATGGATGACAGAATTGATCACAGCTCTGCGGATTACAGACAACCGAGCAGTCAAAACAAGCTCTATGAAAG AAACATTGGCCCCGACTCGTTTGGTACAACGATAGAGAAGCTGGCAGAGGATCTAGGGGGGGTTCCCGAGGGACTTGGGGGGGGGCTGCTTGTCTCAGCACGGACCAGCGCTTTTGCTGACTGTGCCGAGGCGAGGCCTCCACGCCGCAGGAATATCATTATGGTACAGTATATAAGTACAAGCTAG
- the and2 gene encoding actinodin2: MSAALIEAIALRADVAEFFSPITSNTWMLIITSNTWMLIIPSKKMLTVTPQVLSLRHPEFDIKDIKAHQTHLAVNEIFNDLGGPLKTDVLVCLAYTGREERCWGPQNSGPTLAKNRDRLRTTEGRRWIENMATHSLIWAGFLLVFVFLPDFLGAAPLEPQKQEDVVVGAVTGDVKAEVVANLKELVRRRRNAPVVPVPQFQRLPDFWGWYKYFMESHNQEGVEDLDRLYLAYLQNKHRSEEGPTFNHYLNHLSGVYKACADSDDPECISESTSKPKATSAMPAPIKSAPVRMCNPYLDPYCLFPMTPKVAAPESAPAKAPAPVLTPILPIPQKSPTGYYYYAPVLEPFLSHEQKSELLRICNHEDVECLQYHLRAAYGYRPASGPAPSYAALKCNPKDPYCKPILAQKAPSGYYHLLSPSCDPALDPLCAPPAGPAADSAPQHCNPLFDAGCNPLTATKLSGLTKPVVEYAPKGQPAHMAAPLTCDPREDPFCILTVAAALRKPQLPEHQVRHKLGIRGKTKEGHDCYVHYDKECTPTEPQPKTKTAPEPRCHPFDPTCGKFTAPPAVRARGTGEGDIIFPDPDCDPELDYNCRLRRGDATDAAAAMAAQLAKEAKKPVKSSYGYFDFLRGVVSKPK, translated from the exons ATGTCTGCCGCTCTAATAGAAGCCATTGCATtg CGTGCAGACGTTGCGGAATTCTTTTCGCCGATAACGAGCAACACCTGGATGCTAATCATAACGAGCAACACCTGGATGCTAATCATACCCTCCAAAAAGATGCTAACCGTGACACCACAAGTGCTATCTTTGCGCCATCCAGAATTTGACATTAAAGATATCAAAGCCCATCAGACGCACCTGGCTGTCAATGAAA TTTTTAATGATCTAGGGGGCCCCCTTAAAACCGACGTCTTGGTCTGCTTGGCCTATACAGGGCGGGAGGAAAGGTGTTGGGGGCCACAGAACTCGGGCCCGACTTTGGCGAAAAACCGAGATCGCTTAAGGACCACTGAAG GAAGACGTTGGATTGAAAATATGGCGACGCACTCGCTGATCTGGGCCGGATTTCttctggtttttgtttttttaccag ATTTCCTCGGGGCCGCGCCTTTGGAGCCGCAAAAGCAGGAGGATGTCGTGG TTGGTGCAGTGACTGGCGATGTGAAGGCTGAAGTGGTGGCCAACCTGAAGGAACTGGTGCGACGCAGAAGGAACGCGCCGGTGGTGCCGGTGCCCCAGTTCCAACGCCTCCCCGACTTCTGGGGCTGGTACAAGTACTTTATGGAGAGTCACAACCAGGAGGGG GTTGAGGACTTGGACCGCCTCTACCTGGCCTACCTCCAAAACAAGCACCGATCCGAGGAGGGCCCCACCTTCAACCACTACCTCAATCACCTGAGCGGAGTGTACAAAGCCTGCGCCGACTCCGACGACCCCGAATGCATCTCCGAGTCCACCAGCAAGCCCAAGGCCACCTCGGCCATGCCCGCCCCCATCAAATCCGCCCCAGTCCGGATGTGCAACCCTTACCTGGACCCTTACTGCCTCTTCCCGATGACCCCCAAAGTCGCCGCCCCCGAGTCGGCCCCCGCCAAGGCACCCGCCCCTGTTCTCACCCCCATTTTGCCCATTCCCCAAAAGAGCCCCACGGGTTATTACTATTACGCCCCCGTCCTGGAGCCCTTCCTTAGCCACGAGCAAAAATCCGAGCTACTTCGTATCTGCAACCACGAGGACGTAGAGTGCCTCCAGTACCACTTGAGGGCAGCATACGGCTACCGCCCCGCCTCGGGCCCCGCCCCTTCCTACGCCGCCCTCAAGTGCAACCCCAAAGACCCTTACTGCAAGCCAATATTAGCGCAAAAAGCCCCCTCCGGGTACTACCACCTCCTAAGCCCAAGCTGCGACCCAGCCTTGGACCCCCTTTGCGCACCCCCCGCCGGACCGGCCGCCGACTCGGCACCCCAGCACTGTAACCCGTTGTTCGATGCCGGATGCAACCCGCTGACCGCCACCAAGCTGTCTGGTCTCACCAAACCAGTGGTGGAGTACGCCCCTAAAGGCCAGCCCGCCCACATGGCCGCTCCCTTGACCTGCGACCCCCGCGAAGATCCGTTCTGCATCCTGACGGTGGCCGCGGCCCTGCGCAAACCCCAGCTCCCAGAGCACCAG GTCCGCCACAAGCTGGGCATCCGCGGCAAGACCAAGGAAGGCCACGATTGCTACGTGCACTACGACAAAGAGTGTACCCCGACGGAGCCTCAACCAAAAACCAAGACCGCGCCCGAACCCCGCTGCCACCCCTTCGACCCCACCTGCGGCAAGTTCACGGCACCCCCCGCGGTCCGAGCCCGGGGAACCGGCGAGGGTGACATCATCTTCCCCGACCCGGACTGCGACCCGGAACTCGACTACAACTGTCGCCTACGCCGAGGCGACGCAACCGATGcggcggcggcgatggcggcgcaACTCGCCAAAGAAGCAAAGAAGCCGGTTAAATCCAGTTACGGGTATTTTGACTTCCTCCGTGGCGTGGTGAGCAAGCCCAAGTAG
- the LOC144201841 gene encoding apolipoprotein D-like, translating to MKLFLALLALFASLVRGQVPHWGPCPEPDVQEAFNLKQFMGSWFEIARLPTQFEKGRCIQTNFTFRTDKSIRVVSSEVLKGQLKKIEGTGVIEDMKHPAKLGISYSYVLPFAPYWIVSTDYVNTALVYSCTDILRLFHFDFAWILSRTRTLPRATVENAMQTFANNNIDVTRMIDTNQQGCDKEAPWSVNQL from the exons ATGAAGCTGTTTTTGGCTCTGTTAGCATTGTTTGCGTCGCTTGTCAGGGGTCAAGTCCCTCATTGGGGTCCGTGTCCAGAACCAGATGTCCAAGAAGCCTTCAACCTCAAACAG TTCATGGGAAGTTGGTTTGAGATTGCCAGACTGCCGACACAATTTGAGAAGGGCCGATGCATCCAGACTAATTTCACCTTTCGGACGGATAAATCCATCCGAGTGGTCAGCTCGGAAGTCCT GAAAGGCCAACTGAAGAAAATCGAAGGAACTGGCGTCATTGAGGATATGAAGCACCCCGCCAAACTCGGAATAAGCTACTCTTACG TGCTACCATTCGCCCCCTACTGGATCGTTTCCACCGACTACGTGAACACGGCCCTGGTGTACTCGTGCACGGACATCCTACGTCTTTTCCACTTTGATTTCGCTTGGATTCTGAGCCGAACGCGTACCTTACCGCGTGCTACCGTCGAAAACGCCATGCAGACGTTTGCCAACAATAACATTGACGTGACGCGCATGATCGACACCAACCAGCAGGGCTGCGACAAAGAGGCCCCGTGGAGTGTTAACCAGTTATAA